Proteins encoded in a region of the Tachyglossus aculeatus isolate mTacAcu1 chromosome 11, mTacAcu1.pri, whole genome shotgun sequence genome:
- the ARHGAP32 gene encoding rho GTPase-activating protein 32 isoform X8 — MKSRPTKQKLKQRGILKERVFGCDLGEHLLNSGFEVPQVLQSCTSFIERYGIVDGIYRLSGVASNIQRLRHEFDSEHIPDLTKEPYVQDIHSVGSLCKLYFRELPNPLLTYQLYEKFSDAVSAATDEERLIKIHDVIQQLPPPHYRTLEFLMRHLSLLADYCSITNMHAKNLAIVWAPNLLRSKQIESACFSGTAAFMEVRIQSVVVEFILNHVDVLFSSKISAVIQDGAAASLSRPKSLLVSSPSTKLLTLEEAQARTQAQIHSPIVTDNKYIEVGEGPAALQGKFHTVIEFPLERKRPPSKMKKSPVGSWRSFFNLGKSSSVSKRKLQRNESEPSEMKAIALKGGRAEGTLRSAKSEESLTSLHAVDGESKLFRPRRPRSSSDALSASFNGEMLGNRCNSYDNLSHEQESEEEDGLLHIPALMSPHSTEDVDLSPPDIGVASLDFDPMSFQCSPPKAEAECPTLLDFEESTQDKAASRKEAEAGSQCQTPGSTTSSEPVSPLQDKASSPFFTLDLSPTEEKAPRPSSSTERVVYAFSPKMGRKPSKSPDPTGSEAASAPLPGPMSEAAGGIPDPVPNTPLPAWNRSFGDGEAPNSCPHQGLTTKGDATEARERCPSEAQVLEPVAAVTAPKVEPLTPVEPFVLNGNSKAVASAQTHPGAVALDSPQDPVPVSSVTLIPPPPPPKNAARMLALALAESAQQASTQSLKRPGNGQASYPDAGDSAVSGSQGPQFTLPTGFPLDKAYFQSRTPGEPPELQRAAPGGCDGSILCPDASAAASEDQPYAALAPEPRDRPHSSAASLGDPPRADKAETHAALWADSEKTSRPSPPRDPETDPRALSFGSPDPPDWHLPRGEEPYILPDLHIDKPHLPPEMAPGLWPLDRALTSAGPSGESSTGSTVTHLTNTQLAATEISPRESSWGCAGQPAPSGDCFFPTGQPAPSADGFFGTLQRTYRNNRPRPVTPPAQRAVEPQAPLGQIPAAASMAPNGSLKVRGGLPAPEKPPEPRAADPAPSAWASAATTAHPGLPVKLREGMRAPPLHLRSESVPASAPYSFTAPVPPTRTLESKMAAAMHSNNTDGLGALSYHAFAATPSASPDEDSSPGPPHPQPKHTSLKPAHPVYPWPENSPEPLSPENCTHVSLASTCQYRLPAGPLPTMKPEQLQGYGSRSETLSSGSSRYNTYLPLGKSGAGARSRPCNRVEYGSSASPSVRSVCYPDDLPVYPTIRRVQSLHVPPTSLIRSVPISRTEVPPDDEPAFCPRPLYPYKPYQSSPARSDYHVTQLQPYFENGRVHYRYSPYSSSAGTCYGADGPFYALDAYSTMQPKPPHRPPGRDLTFCAARPQGKNSARHPGAPPRPRASFVGYLPGQEPTYAHLPPPSDARPAYASWDLEDLEKYRLQSIRRESRARQRARGPILSQYDNIAPLGLEDPASLYVIHLRSKSDPGKTGLLSVAEGRDGRSASKAIAPAEGDDRFCRKHPEAELERAHCHSSCGNGQAEKPSLPQKQSSLRSRKARDPGGPPPEHRAHQEASHRAPAEARNGPPFPAGTCQLDYGPRGPQDPLEPPGYHPLYGPSGQGTLRLSHKEPRLPEDPERPRVRPSAAPERLSRDCYLEEEHLARAMAAPPKPERSHSLRLHPGPSMEREPGLLYQYHPHGKRQGTVTVLSQYDNVGDCHTLPPPPRGPAFGGGGGGGGGDGLFGPPSFPHPQNRTYATALGQGAFLPTEMSLQSPETHLRAE, encoded by the exons tGCCCCAAGTTCTTCAGAGCTGCACTTCATTCATTGAGAGATATGGCATCGTGGATGGAATATACCGTCTCTCAGGGGTCGCCTCCAACATCCAGAGACTACG CCACGAGTTTGATTCAGAACACATTCCCGACCTGACTAAAGAACCTTATGTGCAGGATATCCATTCCGTGGGCTCCCTCTGTAAGCTGTACTTCAGGGAGCTGCCAAATCCACTACTCACTTACCAACTCTATGAGAAGTTCTCA GATGCAGTGTCTGCAGCCACAGATGAAGAGCGATTGATTAAAATTCACGACGTCATCCAGCAACTCCCACCTCCACATTACAG AACTTTGGAGTTCTTAATGAGACATTTATCCCTTCTAGCTGATTATTGCTCCATCACGAACATGCACGCTAAGAACCTAGCAATTGTGTGGGCCCCAAACCTGCTTCG GTCAAAACAGATAGAGTCTGCCTGCTTCAGTGGGACAGCTGCCTTCATGGAAGTGAGAATTCAGTCAGTGGTGGTTGAATTTATTCTCAACCACGTGGATGTTCTCTTCAGCAGCAAAATCAGTGCAGTCATTCAAGATGGGGCAG CAGCTTCTTTATCCAGGCCCAAGTCCCTGTTGGTTTCTTCGCCATCCACCAAGTTGCTGACTTTGGAAGAAGCCCAGGCCCGGACACAAGCTCAGATCCACTCCCCCATTGTGACCGACAACAAGTACATTGAAGTGGGAGAAGGGCCAGCCGCACTTCAGGGAAAATTCCATACTGTCATTGAGTTTCCTCTTGAAAG GAAGCGGCCCCCAAGCAAAATGAAGAAGTCTCCAGTGGGGAGCTGGCGGTCCTTCTTCAACTTGGGGAAGTCTTCATCGGTCTCCAAGCGCAAACTCCAACGGAATGAGAGTGAGCCTTCAGAGATGAAAGCCATCGCTCTGAAAG GTGGCAGGGCAGAAGGAACCCTACGCTCGGCTAAGAGTGAAGAGTCTCTGACTTCTCTGCACGCTGTTGATG GTGAATCGAAGCTGTTCCGGCCCAGGAGACCCCGTTCTAGCAGTGACGCGCTCTCCGCCTCTTTTAATGGAGAGATGCTAGGGAACCGCTGCAATTCCTATGACAATCTGTCCCACGAGCAGGAAAGTGAAGAGGAAGATGGGCTGCTACACATCCCAGCCCTCATGTCCCCTCATTCTACCGAGGATGTTGACCTGAGCCCGCCAGACATTGGCGTGGCCAGCTTGGATTTTGATCCCATGTCCTTCCAGTGCAGTCCTCCCAAGGCAGAGGCGGAGTGCCCCACCCTGCTGGACTTCGAGGAATCAACCCAGGACAAGGCGGCCAGTcgaaaggaggctgaggcaggtaGCCAGTGTCAGACTCCCGGAAGCACCACCAGCTCTGAACCTGTCTCCCCGCTCCAGGATAAGGCGAGTAGCCCCTTCTTCACCCTGGATCTGAGCCCGACGGAAGAAAAAGCGCCCAGGCCCTCCTCATCCACTGAGAGGGTCGTCTATGCTTTCTCCCCCAAGATGGGACGGAAACCAAGCAAGTCCCCGGACCCGACCGGATCCGAGGCTGCCTCTGCACCCCTGCCCGGCCCCATGTCCGAGGCTGCCGGCGGAATTCCTGACCCCGTCCCAAACACACCTCTGCCCGCCTGGAACAGGAGCTTCGGTGATGGGGAGGCCCCCAACAGTTGTCCCCACCAGGGGCTGACGACCAAAGGTGATGCCACAGAAGCCCGTGAAAGATGCCCCTCCGAAGCCCAGGTGTTGGAGCCCGTGGCCGCCGTCACCGCCCCCAAAGTAGAACCGCTCACACCAGTGGAACCGTTTGTGCTGAACGGTAACAGTAAGGCTGTAGCTTCTGCACAGACCCACCCAG GAGCAGTTGCCCTTGACTCCCCTCAGGATCCCGTTCCTGTCAGTTCAGTaactctaatcccacctccaccaccaccgAAAAACGCTGCCCGCATGTTGGCGTTAGCTTTAGCCGAATCTGCACAACAAGCCTCCACCCAGTCACTGAAGAGACCAGGAAATGGCCAGGCCAGTTATCCCGATGCCGGAGACAGCGCAGTGTCTGGGTCCCAGGGCCCACAGTTCACCCTCCCTACAGGTTTCCCATTAGACAAGGCCTATTTTCAAAGCAGGACACCGGGAGAGCCCCCCGAGCTCCAGCGGGCCGCCCCCGGAGGCTGTGACGGCTCCATTCTCTGTCCAGATGCATCCGCCGCCGCCTCCGAGGACCAGCCCTATGCTGCCCTGGCCCCTGAACCCAGGGACAGGCCGCACTCCTCAGCAGCCTCCCTGGGGGATCCACCCCGTGCGGACAAGGCGGAGACCCATGCGGCCCTGTGGGCGGACTCGGAGAAGACCAGCCGGCCGTCCCCTCCCAGGGATCCGGAGACGGACCCCCGGGCCCTATCTTTCGGGAGTCCGGACCCGCCTGACTGGCACTTGCCCAGGGGGGAGGAGCCTTACATCCTTCCCGATCTGCACATCGAcaaaccccacctccctcccgagATGGCACCAGGCCTGTGGCCCCTGGACAGAGCCCTCACTTCGGCCGGCCCCTCCGGGGAGAGCAGCACTGGCAGCACAGTGACTCACCTGACAAATACTCAGCTGGCAGCGACCGAAATCAGCCCCAGGGAATCTTCTTGGGGCTGTGCCGGCCAGCCCGCCCCCTCAGGGGACTGCTTCTTCCCCACCGGGCAGCCTGCACCCTCAGCGGATGGCTTCTTTGGCACCCTCCAGCGCACCTATAGGAACAACCGGCCCCGCCCTGTAACCCCTCCGGCTCAGAGAGCAGTCGAACCCCAGGCACCCTTGGGGCAGATTCCCGCAGCAGCTAGCATGGCACCCAATGGTTCCCTGAAG GTGCGAGGAGGACTGCCAGCTCCAGAGAAGCCTCCTGAACCCCGAGCAGCggaccccgccccctccgcctggGCCTCCGCCGCTACCACTGCCCACCCAGGCCTGCCTGTGAAGCTCCGGGAGGGCAtgcgggccccgccccttcacctGCGCTCTGAGTCTGTTCCTGCCTCCGCGCCTTACAGCTTCACTGCGCCTGTCCCACCCACGCGGACGCTGGAAAGTAAGATGGCGGCCGCCATGCATTCCAACAACACTGATGGCCTGGGTGCCTTGAGTTACCATGCCTTTGCTGCAACGCCGTCGGCCTCCCCAGATGAGGACTCGTCGCCGGgacccccccaccctcagccaaagCACACCTCACTGAAGCCAGCCCACCCCGTCTATCCCTGGCCGGAGAACTCCCCCGAGCCCCTCAGCCCTGAAAACTGCACGCACGTCAGCCTGGCTTCCACCTGCCAGTACCGTCTGCCGGCCGGCCCTCTGCCCACCATGAAACCGGAGCAACTCCAGGGGTATGGCTCCAGGTCGGAGACCCTGTCCTCCGGGAGCTCCCGCTACAACACATACCTGCCCCTGGGGAAGAGTGGGGCGGGAGCCCGCTCGAGGCCATGCAACCGGGTGGAGTACGGGTCTTCGGCCAGCCCTTCCGTGCGCAGCGTGTGTTACCCTGATGACCTGCCCGTGTACCCCACCATCCGGAGGGTCCAGTCCCTGCACGTGCCCCCAACATCCCTGATCCGCTCTGTGCCCATCTCCCGGACTGAGGTGCCACCGGATGACGAGCCCGCCTTTTGCCCGCGACCCCTCTACCCATATAAGCCATACCAGTCCTCCCCGGCCCGCTCGGATTACCACGTGACTCAGCTGCAGCCTTATTTCGAGAACGGCCGAGTCCACTACCGCTACAGCCCATACTCCAGCTCCGCGGGTACCTGCTACGGTGCCGACGGGCCCTTCTACGCCCTGGACGCCTACAGCACGATGCAGCCGAAGCCACCCCACCGCCCACCAGGCAGGGACCTGACCTTCTGTGCCGCCCGGCCCCAGGGCAAGAATTCGGCCCGCCACCCCGGTGCGCCGCCTCGCCCCCGGGCCAGCTTCGTAGGCTACCTGCCGGGCCAAGAGCCCACTTATGCCCATCTGCCCCCGCCTTCCGACGCCAGGCCCGCGTATGCCTCATGGGACCTGGAGGACCTGGAGAAGTATCGCCTGCAGTCAATCCGGAGGGAGAGCCGCGCGCGCCAAAGGGCCAGGGGGCCCATCTTGTCCCAGTATGACAACATAGCCCCGCTCGGGCTGGAGGACCCGGCCAGCCTCTACGtcatccacctccgcagcaaGTCCGACCCGGGAAAGACGGGGCTTCTGTCGGTggcggaggggagggatgggcgcAGCGCCTCCAAGGCCATCGCCCCCGCTGAGGGAGATGATCGCTTCTGCCGGAAGCATCCCGAGGCTGAGCTGGAGCGAGCCCACTGCCACAGCAGCTGTGGCAATGGGCAGGCAGagaagccctccctcccccaaaagcAGAGCAGCCTCCGGAGCCGCAAGGCCCGGGACCCAGGCGGACCCCCGCCCGAGCACAGGGCTCACCAGGAAGCAAGCCATAGGGCCCCGGCGGAGGCCAGGAACGGACCACCGTTTCCCGCGGGCACCTGCCAGCTCGATTACGGGCCCAGAGGCCCCCAGGACCCACTGGAGCCCCCAGGCTACCACCCCCTGTATGGCCCCAGCGGGCAGGGGACGTTGAGGCTGAGCCACAAAGAGCCGAGGCTGCCCGAAGATCCAGAGCGGCCTCGGGTGCGGCCCTCCGCGGCCCCTGAGAGGCTCTCCAGAGACTGCTATCTAGAGGAGGAGCACCTGGCCCGGGCCATGGCCGCACCCCCAAAGCCCGAGAGGAGCCACAGCCTGAGGCTCCACCCGGGGCCAAGCATGGAGAGGGAGCCCGGCCTTCTCTACCAGTACCACCCTCACGGCAAGCGCCAGGGCACGGTGACTGTGCTGTCTCAGTACGATAACGTGGGTGACTGTCacaccctgcccccacccccacgggGCCCCGCCTTtggtggcggaggaggaggaggtggaggagacggGCTGTTCGGGCCCCCCAGCTTTCCCCATCCACAGAACAGGACTTACGCCACCGCCTTGGGTCAGGGGGCCTTCCTTCCCACAGAGATGTCTTTGCAAAGCCCCGAAACACACCTCCGTGCAGAATGA